In one window of Campylobacter hepaticus DNA:
- a CDS encoding SCO family protein → MKKSIILFILMLIISVLSIFFFLKNQENPYDFNLKSSFKENTTIEDFKGKKLIVYFGYTFCPDICPATLSLLAKILKDINNDNIHLLFISLDLNRDSNINNTDEWLRYFYPKANALIAKDESTLQKLAKRYNVHYQKIDLKDPIMKYTIAHSNELFLIDENSKFYKSINDLNPQEMLKEIKDFLNLNP, encoded by the coding sequence ATGAAAAAAAGCATTATTTTATTTATTTTAATGTTGATTATAAGTGTTTTAAGTATTTTCTTTTTTTTAAAAAATCAAGAAAATCCTTATGATTTTAACTTAAAATCAAGTTTTAAAGAAAATACTACTATTGAGGATTTTAAAGGTAAAAAACTAATAGTTTATTTTGGATATACTTTTTGTCCTGATATTTGTCCTGCAACACTAAGTTTATTAGCTAAAATTTTAAAAGATATTAACAATGATAACATCCATCTTCTTTTTATCTCTTTAGATCTTAATAGAGATAGCAATATTAACAATACAGATGAATGGCTAAGATATTTTTATCCAAAAGCAAATGCTTTAATCGCAAAAGATGAAAGCACTTTACAAAAATTAGCCAAACGATATAATGTTCATTATCAAAAAATAGATCTAAAAGATCCTATTATGAAATACACCATAGCACATAGCAATGAACTTTTTCTTATAGATGAAAACTCTAAATTTTACAAAAGCATTAATGATTTAAATCCTCAAGAAATGTTAAAAGAAATCAAAGACTTTTTAAATTTAAATCCTTAA
- a CDS encoding copper chaperone PCu(A)C, with the protein MRKIFCLSVLFVFNLWANDIEIKNVFVRQTPPHAQNSAVFLNIYNNTDKDIALISAQSDISEVTQLHTHLHKNGTMLMQEIPQIIIKAHSNTEFKPGSYHIMLLNLKQPILKDTKININLKFNNNQNIELKNISSKEYGK; encoded by the coding sequence ATGAGAAAAATTTTTTGTTTGAGTGTTTTATTTGTTTTTAACCTTTGGGCTAATGATATAGAAATTAAAAATGTTTTTGTAAGACAAACTCCACCCCATGCACAAAATAGTGCAGTTTTTCTTAATATCTATAACAATACCGATAAAGACATTGCCCTAATAAGCGCTCAAAGTGATATTAGCGAAGTTACCCAATTGCATACTCATTTGCATAAAAATGGAACCATGTTAATGCAAGAAATTCCTCAAATCATTATCAAAGCTCATTCAAATACAGAATTTAAACCAGGATCTTATCATATCATGCTTTTAAATTTAAAACAGCCCATACTTAAAGATACAAAAATAAATATCAATTTAAAATTTAACAATAACCAAAATATAGAATTAAAAAATATTAGCTCTAAAGAATATGGCAAATGA
- a CDS encoding L,D-transpeptidase family protein translates to MLKRFALLFTIFSVLLHAADLVKIYLNEGLDAVGIAIEKELTQKDFWLQEIGDKNISLGYYNNNVTIVLTNKTDKILRVYSYNDGKITKDFEQKEIITGIMGDKKIEGDLKTPVGFYELGRKFNPGDPYYGPFAFATTYPNLLDKVQGKTGGGIWIHGYPLDGSRLDEFKTKGCIALLNEDLEKFAQTIQGKKVFAMTEEKEKIRAKKDEIAGLLADLFTWKLAWTHNNIDAYLDFYDEKEFKRFDKMKFEQFTAMKKLIFSRKEDKEIKFSDINISPYPNLKNEIIYRISFYEDYYTKNYQFKGNKILYVKIDNKGKMKILAEQ, encoded by the coding sequence TTGTTGAAACGATTTGCTTTATTATTTACAATTTTTTCAGTACTCCTTCATGCTGCAGATCTTGTTAAAATTTATCTTAACGAAGGCTTAGATGCTGTTGGTATAGCAATCGAAAAAGAGCTGACTCAAAAGGATTTTTGGTTACAAGAAATAGGGGATAAAAATATTTCACTAGGGTATTATAATAATAATGTCACTATTGTGCTTACCAATAAAACAGATAAAATTCTTCGTGTTTATTCTTATAATGATGGAAAAATAACAAAAGATTTTGAACAAAAAGAAATTATTACCGGTATCATGGGGGATAAAAAAATAGAAGGAGATTTAAAAACTCCTGTAGGTTTTTATGAATTAGGGCGTAAGTTTAACCCAGGTGATCCTTACTATGGACCTTTTGCTTTTGCTACAACTTATCCTAACTTGCTTGATAAGGTACAAGGAAAAACAGGAGGTGGAATTTGGATACATGGCTATCCTCTTGATGGGTCTAGGCTTGATGAGTTTAAAACAAAAGGATGTATAGCCTTACTTAATGAAGACTTAGAAAAATTTGCACAAACTATACAAGGTAAAAAAGTTTTTGCTATGACAGAAGAAAAAGAAAAAATCAGAGCTAAAAAAGATGAAATAGCTGGTTTATTAGCTGATCTTTTTACTTGGAAATTAGCTTGGACGCACAATAATATTGATGCTTATTTAGATTTTTATGATGAAAAAGAATTTAAACGTTTTGATAAAATGAAATTTGAACAATTTACTGCCATGAAAAAATTGATTTTTTCACGCAAAGAAGATAAAGAAATCAAATTTTCAGATATTAATATCAGTCCTTATCCAAATTTAAAAAATGAGATTATATATAGAATTTCATTTTATGAGGATTATTATACTAAAAATTATCAATTTAAAGGCAATAAAATTTTATATGTTAAAATCGACAATAAGGGCAAAATGAAAATTCTAGCAGAGCAATAA
- a CDS encoding alanine racemase: protein MALIKIDQKAYEYNLKYILKKIKDIKRLICVFKDNAYGHGAKLLAPVAKNLGVCFVALKNEEEALELENFFENILILSHIPHGNENSRFIYALNDISHIQKYKKNTKIHLKIDTAMHRNGVSIQDLEYALSLIKQHNLKLEGVFTHFFSADEMDASFFVQKKHFEEAKKIVKKHYSKLLIHSCNSAAFFRGEIPDDEHCRIGLAQFGYGDENLKKVLSLYAHRLSQRTLYKGQSIGYGGVFHALKDLEVATYDLGYASGLFRYNGKGELKLANGKQILGKMSMDSFSCENSGEEICVFKDADIWADFFHTISYEILVKLHPSIQRVLI, encoded by the coding sequence ATGGCCTTAATCAAAATCGATCAAAAAGCTTATGAATATAATTTAAAATATATTCTTAAAAAAATAAAAGATATTAAAAGACTGATTTGTGTTTTTAAGGATAATGCTTATGGGCACGGAGCTAAACTTTTAGCTCCTGTGGCTAAAAATTTAGGAGTTTGTTTTGTCGCACTTAAAAACGAAGAAGAAGCTTTAGAACTTGAAAATTTTTTTGAGAATATACTCATACTCTCTCACATTCCCCATGGGAATGAAAATTCTAGATTTATTTATGCTTTAAATGATATCTCACATATACAAAAATACAAAAAAAATACCAAAATACATCTTAAAATAGATACAGCTATGCATCGTAATGGTGTTAGCATACAGGATTTAGAATATGCTTTAAGTCTTATTAAGCAACACAATTTAAAGCTTGAAGGTGTATTTACTCATTTTTTTAGCGCTGATGAAATGGATGCTAGTTTTTTTGTTCAAAAAAAACATTTTGAAGAAGCTAAAAAAATAGTTAAAAAACATTATTCTAAATTATTGATCCATTCTTGTAATTCTGCAGCATTTTTTAGAGGAGAAATTCCTGATGATGAACACTGTAGAATAGGGCTTGCTCAATTTGGATATGGAGATGAAAATTTAAAAAAAGTTTTAAGTTTATATGCGCATAGACTTAGTCAAAGAACACTGTATAAAGGACAAAGTATAGGTTATGGCGGTGTTTTTCATGCTTTAAAAGATTTAGAAGTTGCCACTTATGATTTAGGTTATGCTAGCGGTCTTTTTCGTTATAATGGAAAAGGGGAGTTAAAACTTGCAAATGGTAAGCAAATTCTTGGAAAAATGTCAATGGATAGTTTTTCATGTGAAAATTCAGGTGAAGAGATTTGTGTGTTTAAAGATGCTGATATTTGGGCTGATTTTTTTCATACTATTAGTTATGAAATTTTAGTAAAGCTTCATCCTAGCATTCAAAGGGTATTAATATAA
- a CDS encoding tRNA (cytidine(34)-2'-O)-methyltransferase, with amino-acid sequence MFNIVLIHPRIPQNTGSIGRMCFNAGFKLHIVKPTVFDISHKALRRAGLDYWDKLEPIIWENIQDFLEKNIIYKDRFFFATTKSQKPYFNAKFQENDFLFFGSESYGLPMELMQLNWDNAISIPMKSCGRSLNLATSVGIISYEALRQNFNYFSV; translated from the coding sequence ATGTTTAATATAGTACTAATACACCCTAGAATTCCTCAAAATACAGGAAGCATAGGAAGAATGTGCTTTAATGCCGGATTTAAACTCCATATAGTTAAACCCACGGTTTTTGATATTTCTCATAAAGCCCTCAGGCGCGCTGGACTTGATTATTGGGATAAATTAGAACCTATAATTTGGGAAAATATACAAGATTTTTTAGAAAAAAACATCATCTACAAGGATAGATTTTTCTTTGCTACAACTAAGAGTCAAAAACCGTATTTTAATGCAAAATTTCAAGAAAATGATTTTTTATTTTTTGGAAGTGAAAGCTATGGTTTACCTATGGAATTAATGCAATTAAATTGGGATAATGCTATTAGTATACCTATGAAATCTTGTGGAAGAAGTTTAAATTTAGCAACTAGTGTAGGTATAATTTCTTATGAAGCTTTAAGACAAAATTTTAATTATTTTAGTGTTTAA
- a CDS encoding alanine/glycine:cation symporter family protein, whose amino-acid sequence MNLEILLNYTNKMSDLIANKIVPNTDIIMVVLLIICGLYYSFLTRFVQFRMLGSVFKILTEKNTQNSKEHISPFEALMISTASRVGIGNIAGISLALTTGGAGALFWMWVMAFFGGASAFAESTLAQIYKTKDKTGGFKGGPAYYIKKALGSHFFGSFFAFILIITYAYGFNGLQSQTMTFSFKVYYDMFYPNASIDFASSSWPIIIGIILTLFGAWMFFSHHTKIGKISSLIVPFMALAYILLASIAVLINFDKIPLVVHMILENAFDFKAIFGGFAGSALVIGIKRGLFSNEAGMGSAPNAAAAALTSHPVKQGLIQSFSVLIDVIICTSSGFLVLFSMAYLGFGEGKIEGGMPLIQETMREYYGGFGIHFITLAIVLFAITSLIGNYYYAQANVKYLTHSKLIMNLFRISAVAMIFIGSQMNLKFAWNLADLTMAFMAITNIISLLLLGGIVNKVLKDFNDQQKKGLDPQFSASKLGIKNAQCWE is encoded by the coding sequence ATGAATTTAGAAATTTTGCTAAATTATACCAATAAAATGTCTGATCTTATAGCAAATAAAATTGTCCCTAATACAGATATTATTATGGTGGTTTTGCTTATAATCTGTGGACTTTATTACAGTTTTTTAACTCGCTTTGTACAATTTCGCATGCTAGGATCTGTCTTTAAAATACTTACAGAAAAAAATACACAAAATTCAAAAGAACATATTTCTCCTTTTGAAGCACTAATGATTTCAACTGCTTCTAGGGTAGGTATAGGAAATATTGCAGGAATTTCTTTAGCTTTAACTACAGGCGGGGCTGGTGCTTTGTTTTGGATGTGGGTTATGGCATTTTTTGGAGGTGCTTCAGCCTTTGCTGAAAGCACTCTAGCTCAAATTTATAAAACCAAAGATAAAACAGGAGGATTTAAAGGTGGACCAGCTTATTATATTAAAAAAGCTTTAGGTTCACATTTTTTTGGATCTTTTTTTGCTTTTATACTTATTATCACCTATGCTTATGGTTTTAATGGTCTTCAAAGTCAAACAATGACTTTTTCTTTTAAGGTTTATTATGATATGTTTTATCCTAATGCTAGTATAGATTTTGCATCCAGTTCCTGGCCTATAATCATTGGTATTATTTTAACTCTTTTTGGCGCTTGGATGTTTTTTTCTCATCATACTAAAATAGGTAAAATAAGTTCTTTAATCGTTCCTTTTATGGCTTTAGCTTATATTTTACTTGCTAGCATAGCGGTTTTAATCAATTTTGATAAGATCCCTTTGGTTGTGCATATGATTTTAGAAAATGCTTTTGATTTTAAAGCTATTTTTGGTGGTTTTGCAGGATCTGCTTTAGTTATAGGTATAAAAAGAGGACTTTTTTCTAATGAAGCAGGCATGGGTTCAGCCCCTAATGCAGCTGCAGCAGCCCTAACAAGTCATCCAGTTAAACAAGGTCTTATTCAATCTTTTTCAGTTTTAATAGATGTGATTATTTGTACAAGTTCAGGATTTTTAGTGCTTTTTTCTATGGCTTATTTGGGATTTGGTGAAGGCAAAATAGAAGGTGGTATGCCTTTGATTCAAGAAACTATGCGTGAATATTATGGTGGTTTTGGGATTCATTTTATTACCCTTGCTATAGTTCTTTTTGCAATAACTTCTTTAATAGGAAATTATTATTATGCTCAAGCTAATGTGAAGTATTTAACCCATTCTAAATTAATCATGAATTTATTTAGAATCAGTGCAGTAGCTATGATTTTTATAGGCTCACAGATGAATTTAAAATTTGCCTGGAATTTGGCAGATTTAACCATGGCTTTTATGGCAATAACTAATATCATTTCTTTATTGCTTTTAGGGGGTATAGTTAATAAGGTTTTAAAAGATTTTAACGATCAACAAAAAAAAGGCTTAGATCCTCAATTTAGCGCTAGCAAGCTAGGTATTAAAAATGCTCAATGCTGGGAATAA